The genomic DNA AAAATGACCAGGCCTGCCTTATTTTCCCAATCCTGTTAATCCTTGTGAAGGCTACGGGATTCCGCGCTACATCAGCCCTTTCCTAGCTCTGGGAAATCACCAGATCCTGCTTTCTCATTGGATTGCATAGGGAGGAAGCACactctgttaaaaaaaactaattgtATTAATGTTGTTATACCAGCACCTTACCATTGAAAAGAATTCCGGCCAGTATTTATCGTTTTTCTCAAATTTCCGTTCTGCAATTTTTAAGTGAGTTTTGAAGTCATCTTGAAGTAACTTCAAAATTATCAAATTATTACCATTTATATACTTTTGCGGGTTTACTATAGATATATTCACGGAAGCgaacattttaataaaatattgCGGATGGTTGAAACTTCCCCCAAAAATATTCTGTAGATCCGCAACACCCGAGGAAGCGAATCAAGTCAACGTTTTGAATTGAAGCCCCTTCGTTAAAACTGGGGGTTAAAAAACTAGTTAGTACTTGTTTTTTTTCATGTTCTAACGATGGATCTTCTACCTGAAACGTTAAGTCTCCTTCTTTCACGGatactgtctgatctgctgaatctTCCTGCCACAAAGATGTTGAGTCTGAATAGGTTGTGCGGATGGATAGTCCATATATCCTTTGAGTtagtataaaatatttttaatctcGCTTCGATTAGGGGATTGTTTCCTTTCAAATGTCGCTGTTGCGAAATTAGATTCATTATTGCGCTAAGTTTTAGAAGTAACGTTTGTAGAAACCGAGAACCGCCTGGAACGCAGGCTTTCTGCAAAAGCAGTACAGTTCCTGGCACCGCATAATATGCATTGTGTAAAAATGTCGGTGTGGCATTCGCTTCTCCCTAGAGACTTGCCCAGAAGCAACAAGGCAATTTATTCTACTGATGAACGTCACTCTAATCGCATCacgattttttaaaaaagcaaatatAATCTTTTTTTAGGGAGATCATTGCACAGTTACTGAATATAAACTATAGAAATAGGGACACATTTGTTTTACGTAGGGAGTGAGTACAAATTAAACCACATACAGCGTTTAAATCTTACTGCAATACAAGCAGATCATGTGATATCCTTGCAAGATCCACCCAATTTCTGAAAAGTAGATTATTTGATGACTGCGCCCAATGAAAACCCTAGAAGGAACAATgcccttgaaattaaaattaaatgttttcGGGGAAAAAACAATATCTAAATAACCGATCTTTTTTTCGCTGGCGTTATTGATTTACTAAAATGACCCAATTTCGAGCCCTTTTTCCTGCGTCTCCCGCCATTATATGTGGCCGTTTGATTCTCGTGATATGTCCCGCCATTTTACAGCATTGCACCGCTGGTCGACTGCGAGATTGCAGTAATCGAGAGCTTGGAAGGCAGCCACAAGGTGTGCCAGTATAGCTCGTCACTGAGGGAAAGTACATAAATAGCTGTTCTCGAGATTTGCTCAAAGTCCAGTTGTTTGTTTAAACGGCCTTGGCTTCTCGCTGTACACACAAGCTGGTAAACAGATAGCATGTATTTGAATTGGGTTCAAATAGAATAAAACCTCCGATAGCAGCATTCGCCGAAGTCTTTGTGAAAAGATTGCATTTTACTGCCTGCCGTTTTCGCAGTTGCAGCTACAAAAGCATTGATTAGATTAATTAAAATTTGTacattttgcatgttctccttattTGACAGTACAGTTAACCTTGCAACATAAATTAAATTGTATCGTGATTATACATCTTATAGTAATAATTCAACAATAAAACAAATTTATTCTGAAAAAACACGACTTCCATGTTTACCCAAACCAGTACCACCCCCTTCCCTAATACTGCCAGGATTTGTGATTTTTACCTAACATCACAAGTCTTGGGCAGGGAAGTAGAAGGAGGAGTGTTACAATTGATCTCAGTCATCTGAGGATGAGGAGCACAAATTAGGTTGTGGTTTTGTACTAATCACTCTATAATGTCACCAGGAAATGCATGCAATGGTCTTTATATTAGTTTAGGGATTTGGAGTTGTTAAAGGAGTCTATTTGGTGGATCAAATACTGGCATCCTAAAATAAACTTTGTATGTGCCCCACAGTCATCTGGCAAATCATTTCTGGGCCACCAGGCTATAAGAGATGCACATTTTGAGTACAACAATGTAAAAAGTTTGTGTGTCGAAAATAAGACCAAACTTATTACCTCTCATTTTGATAAAGCACCAGAATGTATCAAAGAATATCTGACAGTGTTTAATCGCAGATTGGTTACAGCATTGGAGCAGGTCATTTTGCTCCTTGTGTCTATACTGGCACAGTGGGAGAACATCCTACTCTCCATATTTCCCCTAGTCCTGCAGAGTCTCTCCTCCAAACACAAGAATTCAAAACCAAGATTGGCAGTTTGCAGAGGAGAAACAATTAGATGGAAAATCCAATCTTACAGTTAGCTTGTCTGTATGTTCCGTTGTATTACTATTTGTGTTTACTTTTATCATGTACATTAACGCCAAAGTTGTTACCTTCAGTTTAGCATTCTTTTTTACCAAAGTAAAACATTTTGACCATAAGCAATTTTCTAAAGTTCAGTAATGTGGAAACTGAAAATCTTATTTTGTAGATAACATGGTTGAAATGCTTGAACTTCTGTTTCGGGAAGATTCAACCCCATTGATGTTTCTCCATTTAGGTTAAATAAAGAGTACAGCAGGGTTCATTATTCATTTGGAATTTAATTAGTGCAGCTAATGAGCATGATGCTAAATCATTATCCTAATGCATCAGTGGATAATTCACCAGGGAATGGGAATATGAAAATTACTTGGGACTTCAAGATTGATGATGGAGCAAGACTGATTAgatgagatacaaggaactgcagatgctggttaacaaaaaaagagtaaaacatgctggagtaactcagcggatcagggagcatctctggagaacatggataggtgatgatttgtgTCGGGGCCCTTCTCCAGACAATAAGATGTTGGTGGATCTGGGGACTCTGATTTTGAAGATGAGAATAGGAACAGGAAAAGAAAGCAAACCCATTGATGAATTCAGTGGTGCACTTCAGTCAATGTTGGAAATAATAGCTGACCACTGTTGGTGTGATTTGTTTAAATTTCTGCAACTGGTTTAAAAGAATCCAGTTAATTTAAGTACCAGGTTTATTGAAACAGTGTAAATTAGGATTTTGTACCAGTTTTGATCGTAAAACATTCTCTCAATCCAACAATATTACGTATTCATCAGTGGACTAGAATCTGGTGATTAGATACAGAAGATATAAATGGTCATCAAAAGCATTGAGAATCAATTATTCCCTAATCTCCATTTCTGGTCCTGCCAAACCACATAAATAATGCTTTCTTCATGATGTTAGGTATACTTTATAAAATACGGTGTTGCTGCAACCTGAACATAGTTTACATCAAAAACACAAAAATTAAGTTAGTTTGTAGAATCATATAGCACGAGAACTCTGCTTACGACATTTATGGCAGTCATCAAACTCCATACTTATTTCATTTTCTGTTCTTGcatccccatcaaccccatcCTCTCCCTAATTTTCCTATTTCCTACCTGGAGTCATATAGACATACAGTAcctgtggaagaaaactggaggaTTGGGTATGGGGTGGAAGGGAAAATGGTGCACATGAACCGTACACAAACTTCATACCAACAACACACATCCTCAGGATCAAGTAATGAGTCTCTGGAGCAGTAAGGCCACAGCACTAACTGCTGTGCCAATAGTGTGTTTAAATTTAATTATAATCTTTAAACAATAGTTGAAAATAATCGTCTGAATATTGGCATAATATGTAACGTATTGATTATAAAATGCTTTGGTTAGTTTGTATTTTGaataattattttttcccctttttttcagATATGGCCGAGTGGAAAGTGTCAAAATTCTTCCCAAAAGGGGCTCAGAAGGAGGAGTGGCAGCCTTTGTGGATTTTGTGGACATCAAAAGTGCACAGAAAGCGCACAATTCTGTCAATAAAATGGGAGACCGGGACCTTCGAACGGATTACAATGAGCCTGGCACTATTCCAAGTGCTGCCCGGGGATTAGATGATACCGTTCCTATAGGAACACGTACTAGAGAGGTTTCAGGGttcaggggaggtggtggggggccaACATATGGACCGCCACCATCACTACATGGACGGGAAGGACGTTATGAACGGAGACTTGATGGGTAAGTTCCAAGGTTTCTCTAGGCAGGATTTTGATAAATAGTGTGAGAAGCAGCAACTCGTGTTTAGGTTCCCCAGATGGATTTAAGGAGGAAATCTGTACACTCGTGTCGTTGTTGGATATGGAAGAGAATTGAAACCAGTAGCAGCTCTGGCCTCTTCGCAGTGGATCTATTCTGCAGCTGGCTGGATGACTACTCCTGGGATAAGTTTGGTTAGTGTGATGGAAGGTTTCTATCAGTTACTATGGAGTTAACCCTCGAAATAAGCTTCCCTTTTCTCCCTGGATTGCAAGCAGTTCCCTCTGGATGTATCCCTTCGATTGAGTGGCATGATATTACATCCTGGTACAACCAACCTGAGGAATACTATGGAATTATTAGACCTTCAGTTCAGGCAATATTGAAGTGCATTGAAGACTTTCTGCAGTATCATATTGGCTTTGGTTTAAATGTAATATATTGATGTGCGTTCTTTGGATATGAAATCTTTCGATGAACCACCTTGAAGAATATTACAGCTAATAATTTTCAACATGAATTCATGGAAAGGAAAACTGAAGAATTGAGGAAGTAACACATACAAGGGTCTACATATCTGTATGTTATTTTGATTCACCCCGATTGGATCTTATGGATTTTTCTGGTCTGATGGTTAAATTATAGAAGCTTTCAAACATTTGGAATTTTATTTTCCCGCATAATGGAATGGAGGGCATTATCACTTCAACGTGGGATTATATTCATCTTAAAGTAGTTGTATGGCAGATTGGATTACCTGGTTTGTGTTTCATATTCATCTTGATTCTACTTATTGTACCAGTGGACTATCAAACAAGGGACATCTGTTAGTGGATACTTTACATTTTAACTTTCAGATCAAAAATGAAAAGATTTTAAGACATGGCAACTGGCTGCTAGAAAATGGATATTATATGCCTACTACTAGAAGAAAGCACTATGCTCTGGGAGTAACGGGTATAGTTGCTTAATATCGACTCGAATTGGGATACATTTATCTACATCCATCTGAACGCACTCCGCATCTCAGAAAGGTCTTGGGGTTTGGGAGTTACTATTAAACTTTGGGAGCTATCTGTTTGATGCGAATGTACGTAACACTGGCAATGGAAATTTATCTTTCTTGGGCGTTCAGTTTTCTTGATACAATCCCCAAATCAATGCGGCACTAGCACTGTCCGAAGTTGGATTACCCCTTTAAGAGGGGACCAAATTGGGAATGTTTGTACACTTTTCTCTCCCTAGATTTAATTGGGATTTAGGTCGTGTTTACTGCAGTCTAAAAAGGTTGGTATGCCCTGCCATGCGTATCTTAGCCCCTCTTCTAACCCAGTCAACCCTTTCTTTCCACTAACTCCAGTAGTCATTAGCACTGCTAAAAGTTCAATCAGCACTTAGCCAATAGAATCTCACTGTCTTGCACCTCTGTGAGCTACTTTGCCTGTCTTTTGTCTTTCATGGATTAGGAATTTGTATTTTTTTCGTGTGTCAGCTGATGGCAATAATGCTTTGGAATCAGCTTGCTTCTTTTCATTGCTGAAAGGTCAGTGTAAAATGATTCCACAGTACATTATAAGCACAGTTCTATACCTCCTTGATTAAGTCAACTTGACTACGCATAGCTTAGTGGCTTTGCTTCTCGGTGTCTTTTGTTTTCTGAATCTGTAGAATGTCAGCAAAATAGTAATACTGTTTTAATATCTTGCATGGAAGAAATTTAGAATGGgatgggatttaaaaaaataaccggAATGAAAACAAAACAGTAAAGATTGAGTAGAGTTATGTAAATTCCAGAATTTAAAATAactagatttctggatattattATGTCTTTTACTGCGGCAAATTACTCAGCGAATTAGTTAGCTTTTGGTAAATCAGCTTCTACAATAATCCTTTCCTGACTATACCTGAGAATTAGGAAATAAAAGCATAGTAATTAATCTAATATCAACTGCAATAGGAAATTAATAAGCAATGGTTTACTGTGAAATATAAGCACTGGAAGAAAacattacttttttttaacaatAATAGCTACTGAACGCAATGCTTTTACCAATTTTATAAATGTTTCCATATAGTCGCTATTTAAAATTCAAGTGCTTATTTTGCCAGTTTAGTGTGGGGAATTCGGGGATCTTTCAGCTATGTGGATGATGCTTGACTGATTCTTTGTTTTCCTTCTTTTCCTCCAACCCCTAACCCAAACAAAACACAGGGCTTCTGACAACCGGGAGCGTACTTATGATCATAGTGCCTATGGACACCACGATCGGACAACGGCAGGGTTTGATCGTCCCAGACATTATGAACAGGATTACTATAGAGATCCTCGGGATCGAACTATACAACACGGAGTTTATTATGGGTCAAGAAGTCGAAGTCCTACTCGATTTGAAGCTCATGATCCACGTTATGAACAAAGAGGGAGGGAACAGTTTGCAATATCAAGTGTAGTACACCGAGATCTCTACAGGGAAGATATTACTCGGGAAGTAAGAGGGAGACGGCAGGAAAAGAATTATCAGCACAGCCGAAGtcgatccccacattcctcacggtCAGGAAACCAATCCCCACAGCGACCTAGCCAAGGACGGTCACGGCGATCTCCCAGTGGCAGTGGGTCCCGGAGTAGGTCATCAAGCAGTGATTcagtcagcagcagcagtagtaCCAGCAGTGACAGGTAGGTGGAGAGGAGCGTACCACAAATAGTTTCCATCGACAAATCCCATTTGACATCAGATGGGATCACTTGGCCTTTTTGCTTGTCATCAGAAAAGGTGAAGTGTACAAGTTGGCAAAACTCAGCTGGTTATCTTTCTTTATAGTACCGTTTAAATCCAGAGAGGTGTCAGCAAAATTATTTAAAAGAAAGGAATGTATATTTAGCACAAACCCACCAAAGCGATTTTTGTGCCATTCAAATGCAAAATTAACGTACTGTTGTTATTAGGATGTTAGTGAAATTGCAATGGAACAGATGTATCATTTATGCCATTTCCATGAAGGAGAAAAAATACCTTTACAATAGGGTACATCTGAAAATAGCATTTGTGTAGAGCCTGTGGGTAAATTGGTGATGGTAGTAGCAATCTATTGTGATAAGATAATTCTGTAAGCTTGAGTATGAACTTTTTCCCTCTGTAACAAAGTGGCAACAGTGTTTACACATTTGGATGTAAATCCTCACCACAATGACTTTCCGTTCAGGATGGTCATTGCATCAAAGTAGTTGCATATGTTTAGTCTATTCAGATGCTTTGTAATTAGGGAAAAAAATCGTTTTTCAGTCATTTCTAATATTACACATCACCGTATTCACAATATCAGAACCTTTTATCTTTCCGACTTTGCTATCCTGCCACTAACTTAATATTCAATGTCAAATTTCTGTGCGTGTATAAAAACTGAGAAGCCTTTTTTTCCCTACTTGGTGATACATAGCAGCCAATTGTTGATTTGCAAAAACAATTGCCTGTTTTGTGACCACTATTAGCAGAAAGATCAAGATGTTTTGCCTGTTTTTACTGAACATTTCAATGAGAAAGTATAACTTGTATTATTCCATGATAATCAAATGTGCATTTTTGTAATGTTTTATGACGTTATCTAACAATTGGAAAGATTGTGGCATTGTGCTTAATCCCTGTCAACTAGATGCAGCAGATCCTAAAAATGTACATAGTGAAAGATTTACATTTCCTACTGATCATTTAAGCTTAGATTATTTTtagaattatttttaatattattttactTGTTGCATTCTGCTGCCTGTAGTGGCAATATGGTGTGTGTGGGCTCACTCAGTTTGAAGCATTGCCATGGTAGAATCATTAGTTAGTAAGTCTACTTTAGAAGGCAAAGTCCCTttcattggctgggtaaatgtaaaaattgtccctaatgggtgtaggatagtgttaatgtgcggggatcgctgggcggcacggacttggagggctgaaaaggcctgtttccggctgtatatatatgatatgatatgatattcctcAATTTAGGTAGTGCCTTTGATAATTTATTTTGTTGCATGGTAAATTAGAACtatgcacaatattccaaatgagatCTATCCAACTTTCTACACAGGTATAATGTAACTATTTAATTACTTAACTTTTGttcattagtttggtttagtttatcattgccacgtaccaaggtacagtgaaaagcttttttgttgcatactatccagtcagcgaaaagactatacatgcttacgatcaagccgtccacagtgtacagatacaggataagggaataacatttggtgcaagataaagtctgataaaagatagtccgagtttctccaatgaggtagatcgtaggtcaggaccactctctagttggtgataataTGGTTCAGTAGCCCGATAATGGTAGCTGAGCAGTGGCAGTGGTTTGCAAGAACAATGTGGTCTTCATTTTCCTCATGTCTAaattatagtgccctccataatgtttgggacaaagacccatcatttatttatttgcctctgtactccacaatttgagatttgtaatagaaaaaatcacatgtggtaatgtgcacattgtcagattttattaaagggtatttttatacattttggtttcaccatgtagaaattacagcagtgtttatacatagacccccgtcccgtcccccccatttcagggcaccataatgtttgggacacatggcttcacaggtgtctgtaattgctcaggtgtgtttaaatgcctccttaatgcaggtataagagagctttcagcacctagtctttcctccagtctttccatcaccttcggaaacttttattgctgtttatcaataaACTAAAGTTGTGTCGATGATAGTCAAAGAAGCTATTATGTAACTGAGAAACATGAATAAAACtgtaagagacatcagccaaaccgtaGGCTTATCAAaaccaactgtttggaacatcattaagaagaaagagagcactggtaagcttactaatcgcaaagggactggcaggccaaggaagacttccacagctgatgacagaagaattctctctataataaagaaaaatccccaaacacctgtctgacagatcggAAACACTCtgcaggagtcgggtgtggatttgtcaaagaccactgtccgcagaagacttcatgaacagaaatacacaggctacactgcaagatgcaaaccagttgttagccacaaaaatagatggccacgttacagtttgccaagaagtacttaaaagagcaaccacaattctgggaaaaggtcttgtggacagatgagatgaagattaacttatatcagagtgatggcaagggcaaagtatggaggagagaaggaactgcccaagatccaaagcataccaccttatctgtgaaacacagtggtgggggtgttatggcctgggcatgtatggctgctgaaggtactggctcacttctcGTCCTTGATGATTCAACTGCTGAtgctagtagcataatgaattctgaagtgtatagacacatcctgtctgctcaagttcaaacaaatgcctcaaactcattggctggcggttcattggcagtagcagcagcaagcagcagcagtagcaagcagcaccaagctgtgttgcttgggaagtagtgtgtggggattgtgtggggatagtgtggggatagtaaggagtaagacctgtgtgatctcccggactagtttcgatcgcctagcttggggtcggagaggaatttcccggattttttcccaaattggcctgggttttttatccggtttttcgcctctcccaggagatcactcagttcttttgggtgggcggttggagcggttggagtagcggccgggcggtaggtttagtaaccgagcgcggggctttgtttggagagtatgactgccagggcagttttttgttctgggtgtcagatgtggggaatctgggagtctgatagtcttccagacatccacatctgcgccaggtgtgacgagatggcgctcctaagggaccgtattaggaacctggagcggcagattgatgacctccgtctgatcagggagagtgaggaggttatagataggagttacagggaggtggtcactcctagaccacgggaggtagacaagtgggtcactgttagggggggcaaggaacagaggcagggactagggagtaccccggtggctgtaccccttggaaataagtactcctgtttaagtactgttgggggggacagcctacctgggggcaacgacggtgcccgggcctctggcaaggagtccggccctgttgctcagaagggtagggaaaggaagaggagagcagtagtaataggggactctatagtgagggggtcagataggcgtttctgtggacgcagtcgggagacccggatggtggtttgcctccctggtgccggtgtccgggatgtgtctgagcgtgtccaggatatcctgaaaggggagggagaggagccagaggtcgtggtacatataggtaccaacaatataggtaggataagggaagaggtcctgaaaggagaattcagggggctaggaagagagttaaaaaaaaggacttccaaagtaataatctcaggcttactgcctgtgccacgcgatagtgagaataggaatggagtgaggtggaggataaatacgtggctgaggaactggtgcagggagcagggtttcaagtttctggatcattgggacctcttctgggggaagtatgacctgtacaaaaaggacgggttgcatctgaacccgaggggaaccaatatcctggcggggagatttgctaaaataactgcggagactttaaactagtacggttggggggagggactcaaacacagatagctaataggcagtgtgtgaggcaggaggcagaaaagggaaacactcagacccaatatgtaggagagaaagaagggaaaagaaataaactgagaataagaaatgatgggtcccttaaatgtgtatattttaatgctaggagcattgtaagaaaggtggacgagcttagagcctggattgacatctggaagtatgatgttgtggcgatcagtgaaacatggttgcaggagggttgcgattggcaattaaatattccaggatttcattgtttcagatgtgatagaatcggaggggcaagaggtgggggtgttgcattgcttgtcagggaggatatcacagcagtgctttggcaggacagactagaaggctcgattaaggaggctgtttgggtggaactcagaaatgagaaaggtttagcaacacttataggggtgtattatagaccgccaaatagggaacgagaattggaagagcaaatatgtaaggagatagcagatattagtagtaagcacagagtggtgattgtgggtgatttcaattttccgtatatagactgggaatcacattctgttaaagggctggatggtttggagtttgtaaaatgtgtgcaggatagttttttgcagcaatacgtagaggtgcctaccagagaaggggcagtgttggacctcctgttaggaaatgagatgggtcaggtgacggaggtatgtgttgaggagcactttgggtctagtgatcataatgccattagtttcaatatcattatggagaaagtcaaatctggaccaagggttgagattttggattggagaaaggctaattttgaggagatgagaaaggatttaaaaggagtgaaatggaaattgttgttttatgaaaaggatataatagagaaatggaggatatttaaaggtgaaattttgagagtacagagtctttatgtccctgttcggtggaaaggaaagaataataatttgaaagagccgtggttttccagggaaattggacacttggttcggaaaaagagggagatatacaataaatataagcggcagggagtaaatgaggttcttgaggaatataaagaatgtaaaaggaa from Rhinoraja longicauda isolate Sanriku21f unplaced genomic scaffold, sRhiLon1.1 Scf002145, whole genome shotgun sequence includes the following:
- the LOC144591826 gene encoding msx2-interacting protein-like, giving the protein YGRVESVKILPKRGSEGGVAAFVDFVDIKSAQKAHNSVNKMGDRDLRTDYNEPGTIPSAARGLDDTVPIGTRTREVSGFRGGGGGPTYGPPPSLHGREGRYERRLDGASDNRERTYDHSAYGHHDRTTAGFDRPRHYEQDYYRDPRDRTIQHGVYYGSRSRSPTRFEAHDPRYEQRGREQFAISSVVHRDLYREDITREVRGRRQEKNYQHSRSRSPHSSRSGNQSPQRPSQGRSRRSPSGSGSRSRSSSSDSVSSSSSTSSD